Sequence from the Thermodesulfobacteriota bacterium genome:
ATGTAACCGGGATGGTCGATTTGAGAGACGTGTTACTCGAAAAATATAAAAACGATGAAACTGTAAAAATTTCTTATAATGATATAATTATCATGGCAACCGCCAGGACTTTAAAACAATTTCCCATGATGAACTCAGCATTACTGGGCGACGAAATTTTGCTCCATGACAGGGTGAATATCGGCATGGCCGTGGCTTTGCCTGATGGGCTAATCGTGCCGAAGATTCGTGATGCAGATAAAAAAAGCCTGCTGGAAATCGCCAGAGAATCAAGAGAACTGGCGATAAAAGCCCGTGAAGGAACCCTGAGCGTGGAGGAAGTCACGGGCGGCACTTTTACAATTTCTAATGTGAGCATGCTCGATATGGATGGATTTACTCCGATATTAAACCCGCCGGAAACCGGAATTTTAGGGGTCGGTCGGGTTAAGGAAAAACCGGCTGTGCATAAAGGAGAAATAACGATACGTGCGATGATGACATTGAGTCTGACGTTCGACCACCGTGTAGTAGATGGTGCTCCTGCAATGCAATTTTTGCGAGTCCTGGCCGGGTATCTTGAGCATCCGGTTTTGATGATGGTATAAGTTTAATGGTTTCGTAAAAAGTAAAAAACCACTTTTTACGAAACTATCAACTTTAAAAAAAATCCGCTCCAACAAAGGAAAATAGTATGTATGATGTAATAGTAATAGGCGGAGGCTCCGGAGGATACGCTGCATCCATCCGTGCGTCCCAGTTGGGTGCAAAAGTTGCGTTGATTGAAGCCGCGGAAACAGGTGGTACATGCGTAAATAGCGGATGTATTCCCACCAAGGTATGGCTCAGGGCGGCCAGCCTTCTTCGCAGCATTAAAACAGCGGATGAGTTCGGAATCGATGCATCCATAAAAAAAATAGATTTAAATACTATTGTAGATCGAAAAAGCGGGGTTTCAGGTGATATTCGCATGGGGATGGAAGGGCTACTTCAGAATAACGGTGTGGAGGTGATACGTGGTCGAGCTGTTTTAAAGAATCCGCATGAGATTGATGTTGAAGGCACCGCTTTGGAAACAAAAAAAATCATCATTGCAACCGGAAGCTCGCTGGCCGACACAGATATTCCAGGACTGGATAAAGCTGCTATGACAACCGATCAGGTGCTGGAAATGGCGAAAGTTCCTTCATCCATCCTTATATGGGGTACAGCCGGGCCAATTGAAGTAGAGATGGCTGTTTTGATGAGTGCTTTTGGATGCAAGGTTTATTTATCAACGGAAACACCGAGGCTTCTTCCAAAGGAAGACCATGATACAAGCCAGCGCGTCGCCCAGGCTTTCAGAGAACAGGGTATAGAAATACTTCCAAAGCTAACTTTGAAATCAGTAAAAAAATCAAAACAGGGTTATACCTGCACACTGTCCGGTTCAAAAGAAAAAACCCTGGAGGTGGAAAAAGTTCTGGTTTCTTCCCGTAAACCGAATACAGCCGATATGGGCATGAAAGAAGTCGGTGTAAAATTAAATGAAGAAGGCAGCATCCTGGTTAATGAGAGACTTGAGACCTTTGTAGAAGGAATCTTTGCCATTGGTGATGTTACAGGCGGCTGGATGTTGAGCCATGCATCTTCATCCATGGCGGTCACGGCTGCTGAAAATGCCATGGGGAAAACCAAGATTTTCCCCTTTCACCTGATTCCTCGCGGTATATGGACATATCCCGAAGTGGGTGCTGTGGGACTTTCCGAGGAAGAAGCAGAAAAAAAGGGGATCGATATCGAGATCGGAGATTTTCCTTACTCAATTAACGGCCTTGCCATGTGCAGAAATGAAATAAGCGGTAATGTAAAAATTGTTACCGAGGCGCGGTACGGAGAAATTCTGGGTGTCCATATTGTAGGAGGGCATGCTACGGATATGATAGGCGAAGCTGTCCTGGCCATACAGCTTGAGGCTACAACCAAAGAGCTGGCCAGTAGTATTCGGGTACATCCCACATTTTCAGAAACTATAGTAGATTCGGCACGGGATGTCGAGAATTGGGCGTTGTATCTGCCAAAGCGCTGAGACAATAATGGTAACATTGTTTTTAAAATTTGGAGTTGCTAACGGTTTTTGAACCGCAGAATGTCGAACAAGGAATATCGAATGCCGAAGTGATTTCCTTCGTGCTTTCGTGATAAAATGTTACAGAATTATAAAAATGGCGATATTGAAGTAATTGACTGGGGCTGTCTGGAATATGGAGAGGCATTCACAAGACAGATGACTTTAGTTGATGAAGCAATCTCAGGATTTGCTCCGGATCGTCTCGTCTTTGTAGAACATCCTCCTGTGGTTACCATTGGGCGAAGCGGGGGTAAGGAAGACCTGCGAATTTCAAAAGAATTACTTCACAGCAGGGGCGTGTCTTTTTTCCAAACAGATCGTGGCGGCATGGCAACTTTCCACGGGCCGGGTCAGTTGGTGGCATATCCGATTGTAAAACTCAAAGAAAAGGATTTGCATCTTTATTTAGAGAGATTGCTTAACGCTGTAGCCACTTTGCTTAGAGAATATGGCCTTGTTCCTGAGTTTAAAATAGGAGAGCCGGGAGTATGGGTAAATTCCTGTAAAATAGCAAGTGTCGGTATTGCTGTGCAAAAATGGGTAACATACCATGGTGTTGCCTTGAACGTAAATACAGAGCTTGAGGCATTCGACCTTATCGTTCCCTGCGGACATTCTGAAGAAAAAATGACTTCCATGAAACAAGAGCTCGGCTTTTCTCTTAATATGGTCAAAGTGAAGAAAAAATTAACAGAAGTTTTTGGAAAAGAATTTGGATATGGCAATATCTGCAATGCGCAAAAAAAATTCTATAAATATCCAGACTGGCTGATCCATAAAGCTCCTGATGCCGGGGCCATCGAATCAATGGAGAAAGCCCTGCAAAAACTGAAACTGGCCACTGTATGTCAAAGCGCCCAATGTCCAAACCTTGGAGAATGCTTCGCACGAGGCACGGCTACCTTTATGATACTGGGCACAAATTGTACACGAAAATGCCGTTTTTGCGCAGTAGATAAAGGTTTTCCCCAGGAAGTTGATCAAAAAGAACCGGAACGTGTAGCACAGGCAGTACAAATGCTGGGTCTGAAATATGCAGTCATTACTTCCGTTACAAGGGATGATATGCCGGATGGCGGTGGATCGCAGTTTATACGCACTATCGAGCAGATTCGCAGGCTGTGCCCTGGAGTTGGGATTGAAATTTTAATTCCCGATTTCAGGGGTTTATTACAGCCGCTAAAGCAGGTTTTTGATGCCCGTCCGGATGTGCTAAACCACAACATCGAAACAGTTCCCCGCCTTTATCCTTTTGTTCGGCCTATTGCAAAATACCGGCGATCCCTGGGCGTTCTGGAGTATGCTTCCAGGCAGGGGCTTAAGGTGAAATCAGGTCTGATGCTGGGACTTGGAGAGAGAAAAAAAGAAATCATTCAAACTCTTAAAGATTTAAAATTTGCCGGTTGCATGTACCTGACCATAGGACAATACCTTGCGCCATCTAAAAACCATTTTCCGGTAGCCCGATTTGTACCGCCTGAAGAGTTTGATGAGTTGGCCGAAACCGCCCGATTAATCGGATTTTCCGGTGTAGCCTCAGGACCACTTGTACGCAGTTCTTATCAGGCGGATCAAATGTTTGAAACAGGACAGAGAATATCTAAAGTCGCATGAAAAGCAGCCGTTCACGGTTTGAAACTTGAAATTAATAAGATTTACCACGGAGTTTCACGGAGAGACACTGAATTTTAATTTTTAATATCTGTGAAATTTCCGTGCAAATCCGTGGTAAAAATATAAAGAAAAAAAGTTGAAGAACCATGCCCAGCATTGAATGCGTTCATCAACGGTAAAAAAGGATGAAAGCCAAATTTCCAATTTCTATTTTCTAATTTCAACGTTCCGTGAACGTTTACCATGAAAAGACAGAAAAAATACATTATTGCAGCAGCATTTTTAATTTCGGTTATATTATCTCCGGTATGCCATGTTCTTGCTGCTGAGGATTATTGGCTCAATCATGAAGAGGAGAGCCTTGGCAATTGTCGTGAGTGCCATCTTCCCCATGACGAAAAAATAGCCCACGATGCTCACATGATAGTTGAATGTGAGGCATGCCATCTTCAAAAAATCATTCCGGTTAAGGATCCTGAATCAAAACGTGTTTCATGGAAATTTGACGGCAAACCCAAAGAAGAAAATCTTGCCGGACTGGCCTTTGCAGTATGTAAAGAGAACTGTGAGCGCTGTCACTTCAGTGGAAATCAGGCAGGGGCTGCCGCCATGGTATTGCCTGCCAAAAGCGTTTTATGCATGCCCTGTCATCCTGCCACCTTTTCGATTGATGATGCCACAACAATTGTATCTCTGTTTGTCTTTCTGCTTGGAATAATAAGTCTGGTTTCGATCTGGATATCCGGGAATCTGGACGGAGACAAAGAGATGAGTTTTGTAACAAAAGTTAGCAAGATAAGTTTTTCAATATTCGTAACACTTTTTTCTGTCAGGATATTACATATTACCAAGGCATTGGTTTTTGATGCACTTTTGCAAAGAAGGCTTTACAGGCAGTCAAGATCACGCTGGATTATTCACAGTCTTATTTTATTCCCCTTTGTATTTCGTTTTTCATGGGGCATGGTTGCTTTGCTGTCTTCACTGTGGGTACCGGAAAAGCAATTAGCATGGGCAATGCTCGACAAAAATTATCTCGTAGATGCTTTTCTCTTTGACCTGACAGGAATCATGGTCATTTCCGGTGTTATACTCGCTATGTTTCAAAGGGCCTTTAGAAAGTCCGAAAACCTTCCAAGCCTGCCTAAACACGACTGGCCGGCTTCAAGTCTCATAGGTGGCATAATCATAATCGGTTTTATTCTTGAGGGAATGCGTATTGCTATGACCGGCAGTCCTGAAGGCGCCCATTACGCATTTATCGGTTACGGTATCAGCCGCCTTTTTGCAGGTATTTCAGGTTTAACTGATATCTACGGCTATATCTGGTACTGCCATGCAATCTTTGTAGGTGCTTTTCTGGCCTATTTGCCGTTTTCCAGGATGCTGCATATTATCATTGGTCCACTTGTTCTTGCCATGAATGCAGGAAAGGGCTTGCTGGAAAAATAAAGTAATTCACCACGGAGAATACAAGGAGTAGTAACACTTTAGAGTTTTGAAAAACCGCATTCAGATAATCTGATTTAAAGACGTGTCGAACTCATGCATAAGAAAGTATAAAGAAAGAACAGGTGCGATCTTTTTATAAGAAACTTGCTAAATGTTTATATTATATGACTTGCAGATAAAAATTGTTTATTCGTTGTTCTTTCTTAACGCTTACTAATACATTCAAACAGGACACGCCTTTAAATCGGATCACCTGAACGCTCTTTTTGGAGCTGTTTTACAAAAGGATGAACTAAAATAAGGAGTAAAACACATGGAAATCAAAGGTTACAA
This genomic interval carries:
- the lipA gene encoding lipoyl synthase — its product is MLQNYKNGDIEVIDWGCLEYGEAFTRQMTLVDEAISGFAPDRLVFVEHPPVVTIGRSGGKEDLRISKELLHSRGVSFFQTDRGGMATFHGPGQLVAYPIVKLKEKDLHLYLERLLNAVATLLREYGLVPEFKIGEPGVWVNSCKIASVGIAVQKWVTYHGVALNVNTELEAFDLIVPCGHSEEKMTSMKQELGFSLNMVKVKKKLTEVFGKEFGYGNICNAQKKFYKYPDWLIHKAPDAGAIESMEKALQKLKLATVCQSAQCPNLGECFARGTATFMILGTNCTRKCRFCAVDKGFPQEVDQKEPERVAQAVQMLGLKYAVITSVTRDDMPDGGGSQFIRTIEQIRRLCPGVGIEILIPDFRGLLQPLKQVFDARPDVLNHNIETVPRLYPFVRPIAKYRRSLGVLEYASRQGLKVKSGLMLGLGERKKEIIQTLKDLKFAGCMYLTIGQYLAPSKNHFPVARFVPPEEFDELAETARLIGFSGVASGPLVRSSYQADQMFETGQRISKVA
- a CDS encoding cytochrome c3 family protein; translated protein: MKRQKKYIIAAAFLISVILSPVCHVLAAEDYWLNHEEESLGNCRECHLPHDEKIAHDAHMIVECEACHLQKIIPVKDPESKRVSWKFDGKPKEENLAGLAFAVCKENCERCHFSGNQAGAAAMVLPAKSVLCMPCHPATFSIDDATTIVSLFVFLLGIISLVSIWISGNLDGDKEMSFVTKVSKISFSIFVTLFSVRILHITKALVFDALLQRRLYRQSRSRWIIHSLILFPFVFRFSWGMVALLSSLWVPEKQLAWAMLDKNYLVDAFLFDLTGIMVISGVILAMFQRAFRKSENLPSLPKHDWPASSLIGGIIIIGFILEGMRIAMTGSPEGAHYAFIGYGISRLFAGISGLTDIYGYIWYCHAIFVGAFLAYLPFSRMLHIIIGPLVLAMNAGKGLLEK
- the lpdA gene encoding dihydrolipoyl dehydrogenase; amino-acid sequence: MYDVIVIGGGSGGYAASIRASQLGAKVALIEAAETGGTCVNSGCIPTKVWLRAASLLRSIKTADEFGIDASIKKIDLNTIVDRKSGVSGDIRMGMEGLLQNNGVEVIRGRAVLKNPHEIDVEGTALETKKIIIATGSSLADTDIPGLDKAAMTTDQVLEMAKVPSSILIWGTAGPIEVEMAVLMSAFGCKVYLSTETPRLLPKEDHDTSQRVAQAFREQGIEILPKLTLKSVKKSKQGYTCTLSGSKEKTLEVEKVLVSSRKPNTADMGMKEVGVKLNEEGSILVNERLETFVEGIFAIGDVTGGWMLSHASSSMAVTAAENAMGKTKIFPFHLIPRGIWTYPEVGAVGLSEEEAEKKGIDIEIGDFPYSINGLAMCRNEISGNVKIVTEARYGEILGVHIVGGHATDMIGEAVLAIQLEATTKELASSIRVHPTFSETIVDSARDVENWALYLPKR